The sequence TGGCAATTGTATCTGTAAAATGAATATTAAACAGCAAATCATTATAAATATTCTGTTCGGGCAAGTAATAAAGTTGGTAGTTTTGTGCAGTTAGCGAATCCATTTTAAACTCATTTGCATAACCAAGAAGCAAGCCGTTGTTGCATTGTACTGAAAAGCCATTTCTTACCACTAACTCGTTATACCACCAACCACAAATGATTGCTTGCTTTTGGGTAGCTTGTTTGCATTTTGCAAGAACACTTTCTGTGTACTTTTTTTTATTTTTTCTTTTTGTGTAATCTGCATACAGAGGACCTGTTATAGGGTCCAAGTAAATTTCTTGCCCTGATATACTTTTTTTTAATGCAAATTCAGAATGTTCTGAACCTCGCAATTTGTCTGTAATGTTTATGCCCAGAATAAAAGAAGAACTGATGATTGATATACAAAGTGTAATAAATAGTCGAGGTCTTAAAAATTGGTTAAGTAAAATAAGTGTAAAAGGAATAATGGTAATTAAGTACCCGCTTTTTTGAGGTAACCGAATGTAGGAAATACAAAATAAAAGTAGAACGACCAAAGATGCTTTCCCAAGCCTATCAATTGTTAGCAGCTTGCGCAAATAGCGGATTAGAAAAACAGAAAAACTAAGGCAAATTAAAATAAATCCTAAAAATCCCCACACTCCGAAGGAGGCTTTGTAAAACACTTTGGGCAGAGAGGGGTAGGGGAATTGGTCGTAATAATCGAAAAATTGTTGGCCATATTGCATATAGATAGGTAAGTAGAATAGTGTACTCACGAGAACGCATACAATACTCAATTTAAAAAAATTTAGATAAAAGGTTTTATTGTTTTGCCATGTGTAAATTAAAAAAGGAATAAGCATTGCGCCTGATGTTACTCGACAAGCAATTGCAAATCCTAAGAACAATCCCGAAACCCAATAGTTGTTTTTTAATAGTGCTAAAAAAGATAATAGAATAAATGCTATCGTCCACATGTAATCAATAGTATAGGTACTGCTTATAAATACAATGGGAGTAAAAGCAAAAGTGAGCGCTGCTAAGAATGGATATTTCAACTTGTGAATTTTTACGATTTCGTAAAATATCACTGTTGCTATCGCAGAAAAAAGTGCACTAAAAAAATTAAATACGAATGGACTTGCTGAAAAAAAAAGTATGTAAAGTAACTCTTGAAGCGGATGTCCAGGGAATCTTGATACTTCGTATGTTCCGGTTCCTCGTGTGTTATACGCAGATAATGCCAATCCCCAAGAATCTTCTTCCGCCCCAAAACCCTCAAATAAAAAAGGTATCCTAGTCAATAGAACTAGAATGAACAATGCTAAGTGTGTGCTGTATTTTGTCATGCAGAACTAAATGAAGTATCTGTTTTTTGTTTTTTACTATCCTGCAAATAGGGCGCTTTAATGCAACCTATTTCACAATAATATTCATTTTTAATAGCAATTGAAAATGTGTGGTTAAAGACAGTTAAGGTTTTCCTATTTAATCAAGTAAGCTCAAGGTATTATTAAATCTAAGTCTAAGAAAATTGAATTTTAAACTGCCTATTAGGGGAGGAAGTCCGATTT comes from Bacteroidota bacterium and encodes:
- a CDS encoding glycosyltransferase family 39 protein, translating into MTKYSTHLALFILVLLTRIPFLFEGFGAEEDSWGLALSAYNTRGTGTYEVSRFPGHPLQELLYILFFSASPFVFNFFSALFSAIATVIFYEIVKIHKLKYPFLAALTFAFTPIVFISSTYTIDYMWTIAFILLSFLALLKNNYWVSGLFLGFAIACRVTSGAMLIPFLIYTWQNNKTFYLNFFKLSIVCVLVSTLFYLPIYMQYGQQFFDYYDQFPYPSLPKVFYKASFGVWGFLGFILICLSFSVFLIRYLRKLLTIDRLGKASLVVLLLFCISYIRLPQKSGYLITIIPFTLILLNQFLRPRLFITLCISIISSSFILGINITDKLRGSEHSEFALKKSISGQEIYLDPITGPLYADYTKRKNKKKYTESVLAKCKQATQKQAIICGWWYNELVVRNGFSVQCNNGLLLGYANEFKMDSLTAQNYQLYYLPEQNIYNDLLFNIHFTDTIANPF